TCCCTGACGGTCTGCGCCTGCCACAGCGCCAATTCGCTGTCGCGGGTCCCGATGCGAAGCGCCCTGCTCATCGTTGGGGGATTTCGAGTTGGAATACCTTTTGGATCAGTTCCAGGCTATCGTCCGTATCGATATCGGAATCCTTGAGGTGGTTGGCGAAATGGCGGGTGATTTTCTGGATGATCCGTTCGGTGACCACATCGGCCTGGGAGGCATCGAACCCGTCGATCTTCCGCGCCTGGTTGTCCAGCTCTTCCTCCTTCATCGTTTTCAGCTTTGCCTTCAGAGCGCGAATTACCGGGGCAAACCGGCGGCTTTCCAGCCACTGGTTAAATTCCCCGTGTACCTCAGCGATAATGGATTCCGCCTGGGGGATGTAGCTGCGTCGTTGTTGGAGCGTATTGTCCGTGATACGGGAGAGTTGATCCAGGTCTACCAGGGTGATTCCGTTTTTAACCCCCACTTCCCGGGCTACGTTGAAGGGGATGGTCAGGTCCAGGATCCACCGGGGCTTGTCAGCCGGCACCATGGGGGCGGTCACCGTGGGACGGGTGGCACCCGTGGCGACGATCAGTACGTCGCTGGCGGCAATTTCCTCCCGGAGCGCTTCCACCGGCTGGACACGCACATGGAACTTCCTGCCCAGGGCATCTGCACGGTCCTGGGTTCTGTTGATCAGCGTAATCTGGTCGTGCCCGGTGTGCTTCACCAGGTTTTCGCAGGTATTCCGCCCGATCTTTCCGGTCCCGAACAACAGGATTTTTTTGTTGGCAATATCCGGTACACGGGCCAGCAGGTATTGGACAGAGGCGAATGCCACCGAGGTGGCGCCGGAGGAAATCCCCGTTTCGTTCTTGATCCGCTTGCTCGCCTGGATCACCGCATTGACCAGCCGCTCCATAAAGGGGTTGGCCAGGCCGTGCTTCCGGGAAAGCTTAAAGGATTTTTTCAGTTGGCTGATGATTTCGAAATCGCCGAGGATCTGGCTGTCCAGGCCGGTTCCCACCCGAAACAGGTGGCCGATGGCTTCCTGGTTCTGGTAGACGTAGCCCACCCGGTCAAAGTCGGCCTCGGTACCGTTGGAATAATCGCAAAGGAGCCGGATGAGGTGCTGGGGGGCCTGGGCAAAACCGTGGAGTTCCGTCCGGTTGCAGGTACTGGTTACCAGCAACCCGTCGATGCCCTCCTCCAGCGCCCGGTCCAGGAGGACGGCCGTACTGGCATCGTCCAGGGCAAAGAGCCCGCGGGTCGCTGCATCTGCCTTCTCGTAATTCAGCCCGACGGTAATAAACCGGTGATGTCTGGAAATATGGTATTTCTTCATGCCCTCTAAAGGATGCCCACAAAAATAACGGGATTCCCAGTCCAAAAATAACGCTGTAGGTACTTTTAATACCGATTCGGGTTACCCGGAGGTGCTTCCGGGCCGAAATCCGCGAAATATCGTAATTTTACCCCGAAATCGGGGGTTCTGGGCTTAGTAATTTAGATTAATTCTAAATAATTCAATTCCCCCAAACCGATGAAAGCATGAATGAAAATACCGCTAGCGGTTCCCTGTCGGAAATCCGGATCGACCCGGATATCCTCCTCCTGCTCTGCCGGAACGATACGGACCAGCCCACAGGGGTGCAGCGCAATTCCGGTCGCCGGTACCTGCAATTCCACTTTTGCCTCAAGGGCCAGGCCCGGTTTGCCTACAATGAGGGCCGGTACCACCTGGACCTGCCGGGCGACCAGTCGCTGCTGCTCTACAACCCCCAGACCGAACTGCCCGTTCAGGCCACGCTTTCCCCCCATACCTGGGTGGTTTCCGTACTGATGAGCATCCGCACGTTCCACGGCTTGTTTTCCTCCGAGGCGGATTACATCCCCTTCCTGAACCCCGAGTACCGGGACCGGAAATACTACCAGCAAAACCCGGTGGGGCCGTCCATCTCCGTGGTGCTCAGCCAGCTCTGGGGCCAATCCACCCACCCGTCCGTCCGCCCGCTCTACTATAAGGCCAAAGTATATGAACTGCTTTCGCTCTACTTCAACCGGACGGCCGACCCCCAGGCGGAACAGTGCCCCTTCCTGCTGGACGAGGAGAACCTGCGCAAAATCCGGCTGGCTAAGGAAATCGTCATCGAACGGATGGCGGAACCGCCCACACTCCCGGAGCTTGCGGAAGAAACGGGGCTCAGCCTGAAAAAACTCAAAGAGGGCTTTAAGCAGATCTACGGGGATACCGTCTACAGTTTTCTGTTCGATTACAAGATGGAAACCGCGCGAAAAATGCTGGAAAGCGGAACCTTCAACGTCAATGAGGTAGGCCTGAAAGTAGGGTACAGCACGGCCAGCCATTTTATTTCGGCCTTCAAGAAAAAGTACAATACCACGCCCAAAAAATACCTGATGTCGCTGGCCTGAAGTTAGCGCATGGCCTGCGGGCGCGCCACGATGATTCCCGTGTTCCGCTTGATGCCCTGCAGGTAGTCCGCCAGGGGTTCGTCGCTGATAACCACCTCGCCAACGGTAGAGGCGTGCAGCAGGTGGATGCGCCCGTCGTCCAGGCGGATGGCCAAACCTGTATGGGTGACGTCCAGGCCTTCAATATCCGTAGCCAGGGCGATGATGTCCCCGTCCTGTATCAGGTGTTCCCGCTGGGCCACCTCCGAGCGGGGCAATACGATGAGCGGCCTGGAGGAGAGTTGTTTTTCGATTTCCACCATGGCCCGGTAATTCGCATCCGAAGCCAGGAACGGGTACAAATCGCGGTGGGTCCCCATAAAATTGATTTCCTTTTGGATGGTCACCCCGGCGAGTTCTTCGGTGATGTTGCGCACCAGGCCTTTGGCTTCATTGTCCCGGATCCATTCGGTGAAATAGTGCAGGCGGGAGGGGTAACCGTCGCGTTTCCCCTTGCGGTAACGGACCTGTTCCAGGCCCCGGACGTACCGGTTCCATTGGAGTTTCCCCTCGCTGGCCAGCCGGCCCATCACCAGGACGTTCTCAACATACGTGGTGCAGTCCAGACCCCGCAGGTTTACCACCAGCTGCTCATCCTCCCCCACTTCCAGGGTCTTTGCCACATAGGGGGTCCCCAAAAAGGCCCTTCCCACGCGGACTAATTCCGGGCCTATGGCCGTTTTATCCTCGTTCGCATCCTTTTCCAATCCGCTGGTCAACCCGTCAAAGAGCGCCTTGTCGAGCTCCGAATAATGAACGCCTCCTTTTTGGGCCTGAAGCGCATGTCCAAAATCCAGCCAGGGCCCCGCACCCAAACCGGGACCCGGGCAGAACCCCAAAAACAGGGCCAGCAGGATGAGTTTCGCCAGGAGCCGGCGCGGAAAGCAACGGGTTAGACGCAGGGGGCGGTGAAGGCCGGCAAGCCTCCGCGGTTCATCAATTGGAAATGCTTGTTGCATGGGACAGGTGGGATTGGACAGGGATCACGGGCTTCTTCCGGGCCGTTTTTAACGATTTCAAATTCTTATGGCTAAAGATACGGGAGCCGCATCAATCATCGGCCTTCTCCCCGTTAAGATTTTCATGCAGCAGCACCCGGGTATGGGCAATGCTTTCCGGGTAATTTTCCTGGAGGAAGGCGATCAGTTTCTCCCGCACGTGTACCCGCAGGTCCCAGGCCGTAGATGCATCCCGGGCACTTACCAGGGCGCGTACTTCCACGTGGCCGGCTTTGGAATCCGTTACCTGGATATTGGCCACCTCTTTGTCCCAGAGGTCGGAGGCTTCCACAATCCGGTTGAGCTCTTTCCGCAACGCGTCAAAGGGCACCGTGTAATCCGTGTACAGGTATACCGTCCCCAGGATGTCCGATGAGGTTTTTGTCCAGTTCTGGAACGGCTTTTCAATAAAATAAGTGGTAGGCACCACCAGGCGGCGCTTGTCCCAGATCTTCACCACCACATAGGTGAGCGTGATCTCCTCGATCCGCCCCCATTCCCCCTCTACAATTACCACGTCGTCCAACCGGATGGGTTGGGTAAGGGCAATCTGGATGCCCGCCAGGATGGTCCCGATCATCTTCTGGGCCGAAAAGCCGATGATGATCCCGGCTACTCCCGCCGAGGCAAAGACGCTCACCCCGATTTCCCGGATGCTTTCAAAGCTCATCAGCGCTATGCCCAGGGCGAGGACGACCAGGATAAAGATGACGATGCGCTCCAGGATGGTAAACTGCGTGTACACCTTGCGGGCGCGCAGGTTGTCCGCCTCGTGGACGTCGTAATTGTCGACGATCAGCTTTTTGACAACCCGCAGGACCTTGATGCAGAGCCAGGTGAAGGAAAAGATAAACAGCAGCGTGCTCGCTTTCCGGAAATGCCAACCGTAATCCTCCATACCCAGGAGTTCCCGTAGGGATTCCATCCGTATAACCAGAGAAAACATCAGGAAAAAAAGCGGCCACCCCACCTTGCGGACCATCCCTTCCGGCAGCAGGTATTTCGGGTTTTTCCCGTAATGGCGAATTACCCGGGCGATGATCGCATAGCCAATCACCATGGCCAAAAAGCCCGCGCTCAGCAGCAGGATGGAGCGTTGCATCGGGTCGGGGATCAGTTCCTGGAGCATTTGGCGTTTGGGTGTTTCAGTTGCGATTGGCTGCCAGCACGGATTCCGGCAGGAATTTTCGATATTTTATTCGGCACCCGTTCGAGTTCCGACTCCGGTTCCAAATCCAGTTCCCGTTCGAGTTCCAATTCCAGTTCCGGTTCCAAATACAGTTCCCGTTCGAGTTCCAGCGGTAAGCTATAAAAAATTACCCGCAATCGCCAACCCGGCCGCATGAAAGCGCCCGGTCCGGGAACCCATTGCTATTTCCCCGTACCGCCTCCCGGGACAAAAATTGGCGCCGGTTATGGCGCTATTGGCAAATGCTCTGCAGGCCGGGCCTGCGGTTCGGCCCAAAGCCGTACTTTTGCAGCACCTACAAACAACCGCCACAAACCCGTTGCACATGAAAGGTGTACTCCTGGTCAACCTGGGCTCCCCGGACAGCCCAACACCCAAAGACGTCAAGCCCTATCTGGATGAATTCCTGATGGACGAGCGGGTCATCGACGCCCCGAAATGGCTTCGGACCCTCATCGTCCGCGGCATCATCCTGCGCACCCGCCCGAAAAAATCCGCGGAGGCCTATTCCAAGATCTGGTGGGAGGAAGGCTCCCCGCTGATCGTCATTTCCGAACGCTTTAAGCAGGCCGTGGAGGCTCAGGCAGACATCCCGGTAGCCCTGGGGATGCGCTACGGCAGCGGCAGTATTGCCGAAGGCATGGAACAATTGCAGAAGCAGGGGGTGGACGAGGTGCTCCTCGTACCGCTTTACCCGCACTACGCCATGAGCTCCTTTGAAACGGTGGTGGTTAAAGCCCTGGAAGTGCGGGAGGCCCAATTCCCAGACATGCAGGTCACCACCATGCCCGCCTTTGGGAAGAACCCGGATTACCTCAACGTGCTGGCCACGTCCATCCGCGAAAAACTGGACGCGTTTGGCTACGACCATGTGTTGTTTTCCTACCACGGCATCCCGGAGCGCCACATCCGCAAATCGGACCCCACGAGTTACCACTGCAAGATTAACGATACCTGTTGCGGGATGAATTCGGTGGCACACCATACCTGCTACCGACACCAGTGTTACGAGATGACCCGCAATATTGCTGCCCTGCTCAACCTGCCAAAGGACCAGGTGAGCACCTCCTTCCAGAGCCGGCTGGCCGGCGACCCATGGCTGAAGCCCTATACGGATTACGAGTTTGAACGCCTGGCCGGGGAAGGCCGGTCCCGGCTGGCGGTCATCACCCCGGCCTTTGTCAGCGACTGCCTGGAAACCCTGGAGGAAATCGCCATGGAAGGCAAAAATGATTTCCTGGAGGCCGGCGGGACGGATTTTATGCACATCCCCTGCCTGAACGACCGGGAAGACTGGGTGACCCTGATGGCAAAATGGGTCAACGACTGGGCCAGGGACGGCCGGTTGCCGGCAGTTTGAATCCGGCAGGCCCGGACCGGATGCGTCCTGTTTTAACCCGGACGGGCCCTTGCGGCAGGGTGAATCCTATCGGATTCCTGCGTAGTTTTGCACCTCAACAAACCCCATGGCGAAAGTAACCTCGGAACAACTCGGGAAGGAGCCCATCGGGCCGCTGCTCATCCGGCAGGCCGTCCCGGCTTCCATCGGCATCCTGGTGATGAGCCTCAACATCCTGGTGGACACCGTGTTTGTGGGCAACTGGATCGGTTCCATCGCCATCGCCGCCATCAATGTGGTGCTCCCGGTATCGTTTTTTATCGCGGCCCTGGGGATGGCCATCGGCATCGGGGGGAGCAGCATCATTTCCCGGGCCCTCGGGGCAGACCATCCGGAAAAAGCCCTGAAGACCTTTGGGAACCAGATCACCCTCACCATCCTGATCACCTGCTCGATGGTGGCCCTGGGACTCTACTTTGTGGATGCGCTCATCCCGGCTTTCGGGGGGAAGGGCGACATCTTTGACCCCGCCAAAATCTACTACAAGATCGTCCTCTACGGGGTGCCCTTTTTGGCGCTCTGCATGATGGGAAACACGGTGATCCGGGCGGAAGGCAAGCCCAAATTTGCGATGATCGCCATGATCATCCCGTCGGTGGGCAACCTGGTGCTGGACTATGTGTTTATCTATATATTCGACTGGGGGATGCACGGGGCCGCCTGGGCCACCACGGGGAGTTACCTGCTCTGCTTTGGCTACATCCTTTATTTTTTCCTCTCCCGGAATTCCGAACTGAAACCCGGCTGGCACCACCTGGGGCTGGACCGCCCGATCCTGAGCGAAATCGGCTCCCTGGGCTTTGTGACCCTGGCCCGCCAGGCGGTCACCTCCATCACCTATTTACTGCTCAACAACATCCTGTTCAACCTGGGCGGGGAGGCGAGCGTGGCGGTGTACGCGATTATCGGCCGGATGCTCATGTTTGCCCTCTTCCCGGTCTTCGGGGTTACCCAGGGCTTCCTGCCTATTGCGGGCTTCAACTACGGCGCCCGGAAATACCCCCGGGTTAAGGAAAGCATCTACACGGCCGTCAAATACGCGGCCCTGGTGGCCACTGGTGTTTTTGTCCTGCTGATGGTCTTCCCGGCGGAAATCGCCGATTTGTTCCTGAGTAACCGGGAGGATATGTCGGCTGCCGAAATCGCCGCGAACAATTTTGTTCTGGAACACGCCCCGGCCGCCATGCGCTGGGTCTTTGCCGCCACCCCCATCATTGCGCTCCAACTCATCGGCGCCGCCTATTTCCAGGCCATCGGCAAGGCCACCCCGGCCCTGTTGCTCACCCTCACCCGCCAGGGTTTCTTCTTTATCCCGCTAATCCTGATCCTGCCCAATTACCTCGGCGAACTGGGCGTCTGGATCTCCTTCCCCATAGCCGATTTCCTCTCCACGGTCGTCACCGGATACTTCCTGAAGCGGGAGGTGGATCGGGAATTGGTTTGAAGGTTTGGCGATTTGAAGATTCGGAGGGCGATTTGAAGATTCGGAGGGTGATTTGAAAATGCGGGAATTTGGCAATTTGAAAGTTTGCCAATGAGGTCTTGTACTCAGTCACCGCAATATTCCTGCGCGTTTTTGTCCATCAATCTTTGCGATTTCACGGTCCCGCTTGTTCACTATTTCCCAGGATCGTGTCCAGGACGTCCTGCCGGAAATCCTCCCGGGCCATTTCGGCGGCGCATTCCTTGGCTTTTTGTTTATAGCCAGGGTTTTCCCAGAGGTCTTTCAGGAGGGGTTCCAGGCGGGTTTCCGATAAGCGGGTGATTCCGGGGCCCTTAGGGCCTAGCCCGCGGCGGGCGAGCAGGCTGTTCCAGAAGAACTGATCGATGATATGCGGGATGACCAGGGACGGGCACCCGTATTTGACGGCCATGTGAGTGGTCCCCGAACCCCCGTGGTGGACCAGGGCATACATCCGGGGCAAGGCCCAGTCGTAGGGGATACTGTCCACAAAATAAAACTGATCGGTATTGTAGGTTTTTGGGTGCTCAAGTCCCCCGCCGGCCGTATTCACAAGCGCGGGGATACCCAGTTTTTTCAGGGTGTCCAGGAATATCCGGGTTTTCCCGGCCGGGTCCGGGTTCGTCATGCTCCCAAGGGTTACCATCAGGAGTTTCGGATGCCGGTGAAAAAAGGCTATCAGCTCCGGATCCGGTTTCCATTGCACCGCCTTGTCCCGCTCGTGATATCCGAGGACACGCACATGTTCCGGCCATTCCGGAGGCTGCGGAAAGAGGGCCGGAGAAACAGTGTAGATAGCCCGGGATCCAAAAAGTGCCCGGTTGATTGCTTTGGCTGAGAGTCCCGGGTTGCCCGGCAGGTGCCGGGCCGATTTCCGAATGGTATAACTCAAGCCCCAGTGTCCGACCTTAAAAGACAGCCGGTTCAACCAGGGGCCAAGGTTCCGATTAAAGCCGATATGCGAGTAGTCCCGCACAGGATGGAGTACATAAGGTACCGGGCTGATCAGGATGGTTTTCCCGGGGTGTTCTACTCCCCATATTACCGGATATGTGGCTTTTGCATGATGTACCATTCGGTCTGGTTGCCATTTTTCAACCGATTGGTATTGACGCAGGGAGACTTTTTTGCTGATCTTCAGGTACTCCTGCTGCAGCCCCCGGTACGCCCGGAGTTTTTGCCAGGTGGAAGCGCTCCCCCCCATGGCTGCCTGCCCGATATCGCTCTCCAGAAGTTCAATAAATTCCGCGCCCAAAGACTCAAACTGGTGCCCTCCTTCCTCCGCCAGGTGGCGAAACTGTTCCGGGAAAACGCAAATGGTCTCATGCCCTGCCTGACGGAGTATTTCCCCCAGGGCCAGGAAGGGCTCCATGTCCCCCCGGGTTCCTATCGACATGAGCAGAATACGCATAAGACTTATTTTTCAAATCGGCAGATCCTGTAATCTTCAAATCGGCAAATTTTCAAATCCTCAAATCAACTAAATATTCGAATCCATCATAATCCACCACTTCCCCTCCTCGTCCCTGGTCCAGACCAAAATATACTTGCCCGGGTAGGAGCCGCTGCACTGGCCAATTTCGAAGATGAGCTTTTCGTTGACCGGGGCAACCAGTAAGGGTTCCAGGGACAATTTGTAACGGGGATTCCTCATATACTGATAGGTATTTATAAGAGCTTCCCGCCCCGTAATCATTGGCCGGTGGTTGTAGTACAGGGCATCCGGAGTATAGAGTTCCCGTACGAGCTGGTTTACCTCATGGGCATTGCAATGGCTCATCCACTGAGTGCGGCGCACCTTAAGTTGCTCCCGGTAATTCTTCACGGGCCGGACCTCTTCCACCATTTCCAATTCCCGCCGCGGACCGGGCCACTCCAGGTTCCAGATCACCAGCATCCGGAATGTCCGCCCATCCCGCAAGGTGAGTTCAGAAACCTCATACCGATAGGTATCATCATGGGGTTCCAGCAAGCCGATGGTCGCCAGGGAATCCACTTCCAGGTCTTGGTCCGTCCACAGGGCGGCCAGCTGGTCGTCGCCCTGAAACGTATTCCCGTCGGCGAACACCCGGACGGCATCCGCGGTATACATTTGCTTCAATTCTTCGGGCCGCTCCCGAAGGGTTTCCAGCCAGGCCTCGGACAGCCCATCCGAATCCCTGGCCGACTCTTCGTATCCGGTCCGGCCTGCCATTTCCTGGGCATACAGGGTCTGACCCCCCGGGTTTCCCGGAATTCCCGCCCCCCCAAAAAACAGGAATCCAAAAACCCAAAATGCCAGATAATATTTTAGAATGCGGCTGCCCATATGCTTCTTTTGCAACAAGATAGCAATTAATCCCTTGCGGTGATACCGCGAATAATCCGGAAGCCAGCCCGTACGTTTAACCCCACTTTAATAAAGGTTTAACGTTTTTCAACTAGCTGTTTATCAATGGTTTAATATATTGAACGCCTGTCGCCACCCTGCAGGGATTAAACCCTGCACCTTTTATCGTATCTTATTTAATGGCAGACAACCTTTCCAAATACCGGAAACGCTATCGTACCTGAAAACCAACAGAAAACGGGACTTCCTGAAGCACCCCCGTCTGCCCCATTCGGAAGGGTGCCGACCATATACTGCGTAATCTCAAAACAATTTTTCTCCTACGGATCCGGCCGGGAGACAGCAACCGGGGTCTATTCCGCGTTCTCCTCTTTGTTCTCCTACGTATTCTCCCTCTTTGCTCTACTTTTTCTAACTTTTTCCTTTATCGGTTGCGGCCCGTCCCGCGAAAGCATCCAGCCAACTACCGGCCTGGATTCCCTGCAAACGCTATCTGCCGCCGGGGAGGTTCCCCTGCCACAGCGCTGGTGGGAGCAGTTTGACGACCCCCAGCTCGAAGGGCTTATCGATTCCGCCCTCACGCGCAATTTTAACCTGGCAGCGGCCTGGGAACGGTTCCGGCAGGCCCAATTTGTGTTGAAGCGGGAAAAAGGCATCCGCTGGCCCCAGTTCGAAGGGGGAGCCCAGAGCGCCATCAGCCGGCCCCAGCCGGATTTTGCGGGGGGCGAAAATATCCAGTTCGGGGCCTCCGCCCAATACGAGATAGACCTGTGGGGCCGCATCGGGACGGGACTGCGGGCCGAAGCCTATCGCGCCCAGGCCAGCCTGGCCGACTACCGGACGGCTTCCCTGTCCCTGGCCGCCGAAGTGAGCCTGACCTGGTTTCGCCTGAAGGCCGCCCGCCAGCAACTCGCCCTGGCCAAAGACCAGATACAGACCAACGAGGATATCTTCCGCCTGATCCGCGCCCGTTTCGGAGGCGGGCAGGTGCGGGCCGTGGATATCCTCCGGCAACAACAGCTGCTGGAATCCACCCGGAACCAGCGGCTTATTTTTGAGCAGAACGTTGCCCTGCTGGAACACCAGCTGGCCATTTTGCTCGGGAAACAGCCCCAGGCCATCGACCCGCCCGAAGCCCAGGACTTTCCGGAGCTCCCCGCCCTGCCGTCCACGGGCCTTCCCCTGGAACTCGTCCGCCGCCGGCCGGACATCCAGCAGGCGTACCTCACCCTCCACGCCGCCGACCGGGATTACGCCACAGCCGTCCGGGCCAAATACCCGCGACTCTCCCTCCGGCTCTCCGGCCAGCAACGGGCCAATGATTACGAGAGCCTGTTCCAGGAATGGGCCTATACGCTGGCCGGGAATATCGTGGCCCCGCTTTTTTACGGGGGGTCGCTTTCCGCCGAGGCAAACCGCAGCGAAGCGGCCCGGCAGGAAGCCATCTACAATTACGGACAGACCGTGCTCACCGCCTTCCAGGAAGTGGAAGATGCCCTGGTGCAGGAACAGGTTCAGGCCAGCCGCCTGGAAATCCTGGAAAAACAACTGGACCTCGCCCAAAAAACCAACGGCCAGCTGCGGAATGAATTCCTGAACGGATTCAGCCCGTATCTGGACGTGCTCCTGGGGCTGGACCAGGAACAGCAACTCAAGCGCGACCTGATCGACGCCCGCCTTGCCCAGCTGGAGATCCGCGTGGGCCTGTACCGCGCCCTGGCCGGATCCTTTGAAACCGAACGCGAAATCGCCCTAAACTCCGAAGAAAAGACGACACCATGAGCCAAAAGAAAATACTACTGATCTGTCTGGCCATCCTCGGGGCTGCTGCCCTGGTCACCGTGCTGATCTACTCCACCGAGCCGACCGCCCAACGGGAAGCCGCCACCCGGCAGACCGCCATGCTCGTGGAAACCCTGCCGGCCGAAGCCGGGACGTTTACCCCCGTCCTTTCAGCCACCGGCACGGTCCGCGCTGTGGAAGACGTGCAGTTGAGCCCGCTCGTGAACGGGCAGGTGATTCGCCGCGACCCGGCCTTTGCCCCGGGCGGCTTTGTGAGCGAAGGGGACATCCTGTTACAGATTCAGCCGGCGGATTTCCAGAATACCCTGGACCTGCGCGAGAGCGAACTCCTGCAGGCCCGCACGGAACTGAACGTGGAGATGGGCCGGCAGAAGGTGGCCGAACAGGACCTCGCCCTGGTAGGCGGGGATTCCCTCTCGCCAGAAGAGCGGGAACTCGTATTGCGCAAGCCCCAGCTGCAGGCCGTACAGGCACGGATCAAGGCAGCAGAGGCCGCCGTGGCCCAGGCCCGGCTGAACCTGAGCCGCGCCACCATCCGCGCCCCGTTCAACGCCCATATCCTCACCCAGAATGTGACCGTAGGCTCCCAGGTAACCCCGGGTGACAACCTGGGCCGGCTGGTGGGCACGGAGGCCTACTGGGTGGAACTCACCGTCCCGGTAAACCAACTCCGCTGGCTGGAATTCCCCCACGACGGGCAGGAAGGCGCCCGGGTGGAAATCCGCAATCGCTCCGTCTGGGACGACAACGTGATGCGGGAAGGCCGCCTTTTCCAGCAGGTAGGTGCCCTGGATGCCCAGACCCGGCTGGCCCGCGTGCTGGTCCGGGTGGAAGACCCCCTGGCCCGGGATGCGGAACCGGGCACGCCCCCGCTGATGATCGGGTCGTTCGTGGATTGCCGGATTGAAGGCCGGCCCGTGGAA
This genomic window from Robiginitalea biformata HTCC2501 contains:
- a CDS encoding efflux RND transporter periplasmic adaptor subunit, yielding MSQKKILLICLAILGAAALVTVLIYSTEPTAQREAATRQTAMLVETLPAEAGTFTPVLSATGTVRAVEDVQLSPLVNGQVIRRDPAFAPGGFVSEGDILLQIQPADFQNTLDLRESELLQARTELNVEMGRQKVAEQDLALVGGDSLSPEERELVLRKPQLQAVQARIKAAEAAVAQARLNLSRATIRAPFNAHILTQNVTVGSQVTPGDNLGRLVGTEAYWVELTVPVNQLRWLEFPHDGQEGARVEIRNRSVWDDNVMREGRLFQQVGALDAQTRLARVLVRVEDPLARDAEPGTPPLMIGSFVDCRIEGRPVENTVRISRDHLRTNQTVWVNEDGKLSVRDVTVVLTDMNHAYISEGLNGNEQVVTTNLSTVSDGIALRTEGGASADGEGNQPESEEVSAAGDTPAAGASAPTTPQSD
- a CDS encoding efflux transporter outer membrane subunit yields the protein MPTIYCVISKQFFSYGSGRETATGVYSAFSSLFSYVFSLFALLFLTFSFIGCGPSRESIQPTTGLDSLQTLSAAGEVPLPQRWWEQFDDPQLEGLIDSALTRNFNLAAAWERFRQAQFVLKREKGIRWPQFEGGAQSAISRPQPDFAGGENIQFGASAQYEIDLWGRIGTGLRAEAYRAQASLADYRTASLSLAAEVSLTWFRLKAARQQLALAKDQIQTNEDIFRLIRARFGGGQVRAVDILRQQQLLESTRNQRLIFEQNVALLEHQLAILLGKQPQAIDPPEAQDFPELPALPSTGLPLELVRRRPDIQQAYLTLHAADRDYATAVRAKYPRLSLRLSGQQRANDYESLFQEWAYTLAGNIVAPLFYGGSLSAEANRSEAARQEAIYNYGQTVLTAFQEVEDALVQEQVQASRLEILEKQLDLAQKTNGQLRNEFLNGFSPYLDVLLGLDQEQQLKRDLIDARLAQLEIRVGLYRALAGSFETEREIALNSEEKTTP